A window of Triplophysa dalaica isolate WHDGS20190420 chromosome 12, ASM1584641v1, whole genome shotgun sequence genomic DNA:
tgtacttaataaaatgaactttacACATTAGTTTTAGCATACATTTAGTTTGTGTTGTGCctgttttgtgtattattgaaaaattatttcatgcaAGATACAAGAAAAGCCTGTTTTTAGACTACGAGCTTGCCTTGCAAAACAACATTTCCCATAATTCTCTGTAAAGTAGAAATACACAGATAAAGCATTTACTATTTTCCTATTGTGTACATTTCATAACCGTGATCAAATCAACATGACTTTAAGCTGTTGAGGACcatagaaaataaaagtgttataAAACTGGAGATGTGTTCACTGAAAATACTCTTAATGGACGTGCAGTAGGCATGAGGACagtaaaaaaagatattaaataaacataaataaaagccACCTTCagcatttttttccaaaattataCACATACTGTAGCCATTTTAACATCAGAAGGGTCAGAGGTCATCAGCACACAGCCCATTTTTTGAGACCGCGCGGACGTGCCGCGTACAACAGCGCATGCGCAAAAAAGTGCACTCGTCTACTAGGGGTCAATACCCACACAGAAAGTGTGCAGTATGCCGTTGTCGAGGAAGAATGATACAAAACCAACACGCTGAAAGGAAGAACAGTAAGCTTAGAAGCATATCCTTCACCAACTATTTGGTTGTTCTTCTTGTTGTTTGTTCAGATTGTTTGCAATGGCGAAAACACTTCCTCAATCATTAATTTGCAGTATATCTGTAAATGATGCGACTCAGCGCTGCCCTCTAGCGGTCTGGTAGAGAACACATACTCATTTGTATTGTACGAGTTGGACTCGGACGTCCGCTCTTAATAAAGTATACACGCAGGTTTCCACTTTACCAACAGGAATTATGCAGGCAAACCATACCCAAAAATGCATCAACCAAAAATAACCATAAATCATCAACTTTGATGGACGAACAAGAAGAAGAAGTGCACTTTCACGTATTAAGTGCACATAGACACTtaggaaaattaaccatggttttattatagtaaaagtgcaTTATCCATGTTTCTTTTGGCAGATTGATTACCATTTGTATTACTAAAGGTTAACTACACATATCACTTTTGAATTTAAGAGATTAGATCCTAGTACATTTGTGGTGACTTTGGTTTTACCACAATTAAAACCACATAATTATGGTTATTTGTGTTCTTTATAAATTGAAATCAGGGTTGTGATCATCAGCCGCAGGCTATGTAGTTCGAACACAACCCAAGTCACGGACACAAAGGTCAAAGACAGAGtgaggcagacagacagagggTCTCAAGTTTCAGGTAAAAATAGATAGACAGTTTGTGCACTATTTCAGATAAATTTaattatgcacagaataaaaaaaattaacctgctgctgtgactaACCATAATACTCCACATTACCCCATCCGGTTACCGTACCCATCTGTCCATCCACCAGCCGCTGGCCGTAGGTGGGAAGACACACTGGTTGGATGAAATCTGTCACACAGCAGAGAGGAAAACGACAGATAAGCCAGAAATAGGTGATTctatacacatttttatgacaACTGTCATGTTGTGCATGCTTTTGTACATGCCACATACAAGATTCAGAACAGTAGAATTATGTATGAATTGTAACTATTCTTCCTACCTATTCTCTATTTTGTTAATGTACATATAAGTGTATGCACACACAAAACTGCCTAAATCTAAATGTAGTGCCTTGATAGGACACTAGAGGGAAACATTTTTCTGAAGAGATTTAGTATCTTAATCTCACATCTAATAATCACAGACACAGtaggtaaataaatacaatattttaaaaaacactttgaaaCATATTCCCTATAATATTTGAGTTAACATGTACAGAGAACAGCGTGTGAGGAAGAGCTTTGTATTACTTGAAAATTCTGCCTGTCTATTGTCCTTTGTTTTCAGTCAAGAAGCCATGGAAAAAGGGGAGCTTTGTTCTCAAGACTAGCAGCCTGAGACCAGAGGGAGGTTTCAATAGTTCAACCATACCTCtgcttcaataaaaaaaacactaaaacagtCTCCAAGAAAACTACTACCAGTTGTGCACATTGTATTTTAAAGGTTATTTGTTCATTGCTTCTTCTAAAAAAATGAGGACCACCTTCATTAAACACTTTTCAGCACATAATTCTGAAGCCATTTGTGGTACAacaatacaacatttaaaatattttaaaaccaaaaatgttATAGTCAATTTAATCCTGATAGTTCTAATAAAGGCCTACTTATAATATTctctttcataatttttttcaccctcatgttattctaaacctgtatgactttcttttttctgcagaacacaaaatagttttttttttaagaatgctggtaaccaaacaacatcgaccCTATTCTGTTGTGTTCCAAGGAAAGCATGTCAAATATAGATTCGGAATGGCAAGAGACCAGTAACGATGTTGctattacaaatatctttcttattaaatgaagaatttaaaatatattttttgtatgtctCGTTGTAGAATACTGACCTGTAAACTGCAAAGGTTTGGTCAGTGCCAGGACTGCAATATCTCGACTGTTATCATCAATGTTGGCATCAACAAAGGGCAGGTAGCTGCTGTGATACACGACTGTTTTCACCTCAGCGATCACGACGTTCTTACGGATTGGGGTGTTATAGATAGTCCCCATAAGAACCCGCCAGCGTGAAGCGTGCCGATACCTCCTGAGAGGGCCAAAAGATACTGTAAGcttgttttctgtcatttgataaaaatgatttatgctGGTTCTTTGTGGAAACCAGGAGCTGTGGTTTCCTTATATTGAAAAGACCTGCATCCTTTAATCCTTCATCTTTCGTAAAATAGTACAGCATTCAGACAAAAGCTTTTCAATGGCGTCAAATTTCTTGTTTTCCCTTTGaattaattatgtttttgttggaCCAATGACTATGTTTTTTCCTACTTAAAGCAAAAacatgcttaattttatacccaatacttttttatataaaacatctgTAAGTGACTGTGTCTTGATTTACGAATGTGAAGATTTTTCTAAACgaaaataaaaatcagaaaTTCACTTTTTACCGTGGCAACCACATAAAATAGAGTTTTCTCTCCCAAAGAATGATAATCATATCATAACTTTCTTACCCTTGAGATGGTTTAACAACCTTTAGACCCTCGTTCATCTTCGTAAAACAAACCAAGATCTTTCTGACCCCCAAAGACAGCAAAACAACGTACACTCAAAGCACAGAACGTTCGTAAGGCCATGCTTAAAATATCTCATGTGACTATACAGTTTTTCAAACTTCATCAGCGTTCACACGTCCACAAGAGCATGcaacatataaaacatataaactaATCTTTTGTTCCAAAGATGAACGAATCTTATGGTTGTGCAACAACATTCAGGGTGAGTTactcatgacagaattttcattctttattaATGGATCCCTTTAAGTTTTGCTGTCAATCTCAACAGACATAAGGAAGACGTTTTTGCTGGTATGACTCACTCAGGAAAGCAGTGTGCTGCACTGACGATCCAGCGGTCAGAAATGATGGACCCACCACACTGATGAACCCCATCGTACTGTAAGCTAACCTGCCACGGCCATGAACCCTGACGGGCATCAACTCCACCTACGATCCTTTCCTCAGGAAGCATACGGCGACCACAGTCTAGAGATAGAGAAGAAATCAGCcctttgttctgcagaaataTTCGATATGGTTTTGAAATTCACTTAAGTGCCATCAACTCACCATGACAAATCACTTCTAGAATCTGTCCTCGGTCACATTTACTGAAACAGCAAGTTTAAGTTAGTATTTTATAATATCTTAGTCCGAATATAATGCAAAacttcatatataaatattaaagatgGGGTGTGATTTCTGCAGCAGTAGATTAAATTTGAACACACACTATCTGGAAAGTGTTTAGAAGATGTTTCAAAAACTCTTATTTTGCCGTGTTTTTGTAGTCAATCCCTATAACCTCTATTTACAATTCCCTACATTATATACATAGTACATACTACATTAATGACGTACTAATACTACCTAAGAACACAAGCGAGCGTATTTGGACAAAGAGTGTGACATCTCCTTCAATCACTGGAgttcattattatatatttttagacaTTGAATGTACATTCATTCTACATGTTATTgcagtgcatcatgggattgaatgtTTATTTGCCTTTACATATGCTTTATTAGTGCGTTCTCTATGAGGCACGTTGTTTTTTCAATGCAGTTGGTTGTTGCTACAGTACTCAACTGAAATGACCTTTCATCCATTTGGTATCGAGTATTCGTTGTATAAAAGGATGCGTCTTACCAAGGATACAGAGCTGTTTTTATCTTCTTCCCGTAAGTTAACTCGGTCTCTTTCACGCAGAAAAAATCCTGATCTCCGCTGCTTTCGGGCGCACATGTTAGTGAGAAATTTACTGCTCTGAATAAAAAGGGAAATTTAAATCAAGACCTCAATAAAGCATTTTCTGACTTATCGAAATCTGGTTTTGGCTACCTTCTGGTCTGGTCCTTTCTCAGCTTACCTGACAAAGCCCATTTCCTCACAGCTGATGTTGGCGATGAGCTGGTTGGCGCTGGACGAGCAGACGTGTTTCCATCTTCTCTGTGTGGAGTCAAACACTCTCAGCCTCTGATCTGCGGCGCTCACCTGAACTGCAGGACATAATCAACacgaaatatttacattttatatttcagatTTACCTTTATGCATTCATATTTACTGTTAACATGTTAACTGTAGATtcaatatataatacaatatccTGCATAACAAACAACAATACAATGAGATATAATATACATCATATTTTGATAATAATataggttttatttttactgtcaaTTAGTTCCTAGTTTAATTCGGGTTCTTTTTACATTCATtgcaaaaacttttttattctaCTACTattattcatttgcatttacCTTGCTGGTTTTATCTGTAATGGTATGTACTGTATGCTATGTtcttgttttacttttattgtcTCAGTAAATTGTTTGTTCCTCTTTTACCATTTTTACCATCTTGATTCTTgacagtatattatatttagaaaaatcgGATTAATGAGTATGAAACATAATCAATAACtaaattcataataaaatgtgtatttgtgatttttaaaagtcgTTTAATTCAAACAACAACACTTACCATTATACAGTCCTGtatcttctgttgttttaagATATGTGactgtcaaacaaacaacacaatatttatcaAGTAtgcaatatatacaataaatcaGCCATGTCAAAATACAAGAGTGCCAAAAGTCTCACCAAGAGCCCAGATTGCGGCTCCCAGACCCCCCAGAATGATGACAATCATACCCACAGTACAGACCACTCGACATGGACTGAGGATGGTCATCCCTGGACTTCCTGTCAAACAGAAACCAGCAACACCTTCAATACAGGAAAAACCAATCTAATACTATTATAGTTTGCAAAGTTAAAACATGAATGCAAGATATTATGAACCTCTTGAAATAATGCCCAAGAGCAAACACATAAAACCATGACAGAGCTGATGAAATGAACACAGCGCAGAACGGGATCAATATTCCAAAGTCCTCCATTTCTTACCGCTAAAGCAAACCTGCGACATAATGTTAGTGTCAtgataatctctctctctctcactctctctctctccacacacaaACCAGTGTCAGCATGTACAGACAAAACTCCAGAGGTGTGACCAGTGTCACAAACATATCCAGATCATATCCAGACCAATCAAtcatcatttttgggtgaacttcatGTCTCCTGATTTTTCAAATTTGCCTCCAGAGAACAAATGGTCTGTAATAATAATCTAACATTTCTCCTCTGGAGttgcaaataaaatatacaaacaacatCTCAAACTTTGGCCAGTTTTCCAAGTCATAATTAAACACTACATTtgatattacatataaaacattcCTCATCAACATAACAAATTATGTTATCCATGGGAGAGCAAGATACCTGCAATGGCATAAGATTCTGCAAAGATCTCTGATCACTTATGATCACCAATAAATGCACAAGAAACTGAACAAACTGCCTGATAAAACCAAAGCAAACTTTTGGCGTATAGGAAGGACCCCCATTAGAATTTAGATGGCCCTAAAAAGCATTTACGCATTTGACCGATGCTTTCATTCTAAATGACttacagtaaatgcattttatcaTCATGTCCTTGCAAATTGAACCCATGACACGTGTTTGCTCAATCCATGTTATACAAGGGTTAGCAGTGCAAAAATGCATTTAGTGAGCTCTCATTGCCCTAACAACGGCACAGATAATGAGATGTTCGTGTACATATACACAACATATGATGTTGCAAGATCTAGAAGGCTTTGACTTTGATAGGCAAGTGTCCCTTTGGAGACACGTGGGGTCTAAAAAATCTGGGTTGTTTTTACACATGCTCTAGTTTGGTCAGATATGGACAAACTAAAATAGTTTATATTAACCGATAgaaatttatttgaaaatgctgGGTTGCTTTCAACCACATGTCGGGTCCAAGCCATTgggtaatataaacataaatgttcatatttgatcCAACCGTGGGTTGAAACAATGCAAGTTTAGGTTTGTTGTCTGAGCAGTCTATACGTGAATTTGCAATATACCACCCCAGAGTGTGTCTGCCACCAGTTATTATACAAGAAAACTGAAACTGCGTAATGTTTTCTCTGTCTGCCTTCTCATGTGTCATTCCTGAGGACTTCTACTCCTCACCGGCTCAGTCTGCGTCTCGACTGCACCTGCCTTGAACTATTTGATAAGAGAACAAGTAGCACTTTTGTCTGAGTGGGGATGTGaatgagagagcgagagagagcatTTCTTCATGGTACACTGccccctctctctttttctctctctttctatctgcTTAAGATGTCAATACCTGTCTGATACAAATTACGGGCCGATCCTCTGTGCATACACAATCACAAAATTATACGAAATTGTGAGGTAAAACATGCAAGTCAAAGATGTTCATGTCATTCTAAAAGTCAGTCGCGGTATCACACAAACCCAGAAACAAAACAGTTTGACATGTTCACAATGTAACAACTCTGGAACATTCCCAACAGTCTGGTGTAATGAAATGTATCCACTGTCAGGAATGTCTTGGGTCTTAGGTCAAGATCTCTATAAGCTCAAAAGCTGTTagactttgctgtaatttttaCAGTTACTTACTACAAAATGTCCAGTGAAATACTATAATCTTGTTTTACTGTTAATTACTGTAGTATGCATTGCATTATCGGTATTGTTATGACGTAATTTTGTAATTTACAGTGACATACTGTATGTGGGGAATTTACATTAGGCTACTCTACTGTTGTCTTGACACAACAGCAGTGCTACTGTATTTGAAGACTGACTTTTATCAgtgaagatataaaaaaaatgtatcacttAAAATTTTGCATAGGCCTatagaaacatttaaaagtgtatttgGAAATTGTTTAAGAAACAGGAAAGGATAACTAAAGCCTGCAAGCATGAAGCCAAATGTGAACTGACCACTGCAAAGGCGTATTTTAGTGTAATAACCGCGGAGCTGGCAATCCTGCCCTGATCACGACTGTTGGTGTGACTGAGAGCGACACCTGAGTGAATGGCTGACCGAAGGTAAAAATTGCAATTACGCGTTTTCTGTAAAATACCTAGCGAAATGTTAATTAGTCCGTGATCCCGGTGTACGTTTAGTTTCACTTacttaaattttcatttaaatattaatgttgcTGCTTAGGAGAACTATTTCCCAAGTTTACCATGCACTGAGCAGCAGCAAGCAGGGCAGTTAAACTGCCAAAAGTTAAAAATAGTACTGTTATTTTTTCACAACATGTAGTTTTCAGACATATTAGGAGTTTTTAAAGTTCAGATCTGCAGTCGGTTTATAAAGATagcatctttttttaaattaacttgGACGAATTTGGATATATGAGCTCCAGGCGGTCATCAGAGCTCAGAGGTCATGTACCCCGCCCAACGCAGCCTGACCTCGTAAGTGCTTCTTTATTCACCGCTGGCTGTGATGTCTCTGTAGCGGTTGACCATGAGATAAATAGTGAGATTATCAATCATGCTTGTATGTCTATGGCAACCACAAAATCATTCAGAAATT
This region includes:
- the hpn gene encoding serine protease hepsin; amino-acid sequence: MKENKIGSPGMTILSPCRVVCTVGMIVIILGGLGAAIWALVTYLKTTEDTGLYNVQVSAADQRLRVFDSTQRRWKHVCSSSANQLIANISCEEMGFVRAVNFSLTCAPESSGDQDFFCVKETELTYGKKIKTALYPCKCDRGQILEVICHDCGRRMLPEERIVGGVDARQGSWPWQVSLQYDGVHQCGGSIISDRWIVSAAHCFPERYRHASRWRVLMGTIYNTPIRKNVVIAEVKTVVYHSSYLPFVDANIDDNSRDIAVLALTKPLQFTDFIQPVCLPTYGQRLVDGQMGTVTGWGNVEYYGTQANVLQEAHVPIISDAVCNGPDYYDNQITTTMFCAGYEKGGTDSCQGDSGGPFVAADILSKTSRYRLMGVVSWGTGCAMAKKPGVYTRVSRFLPWISAAMRMYENSPGVHKMARAVTP